The genomic segment CGTCAGTCCCGCGCTCCTCATCCTGGGCGACATGAGCGTCCAGGGGAACATCAAGCCCCTGCGCTCACTCACCGAGCCCCTCCAGGTCGCGAAGGACAACGGCGCCAAGCGCGCCCTCATCCCCATCGAAAACAAGCGGAACTTCCTCGACGTCAGCGCCGACATCATGGAGCACGTCGACCCGATCTTCTTCGGCGACCCGAAGACCGCGGCGATGAAGGTCCTGGGGGCCTGAGATGACTTCGAAGCTGCCTACGCCCATCGGACGACAGCGAGAGGTCTTGGCGCTTCCGCCATCGGGGCACATCGTCGTGCTCGGAACTGCCGGGAGCGGGAAGACCACGCTGGCGATCCATCGGGCGGCGTTCCTTGCGGATGCCGACACGGACCACGGCGGGCGAACGCTGCTGGTCACCTTCAACAAGTGTCTCGTGGCGTACCTGCAATCGCTTGGCGCAGGGCTCGGCCAAGTCGACGTACGCAACTACCATCACTTCGCGCGCGGCTACTTGAACCGGCGCGGGAAGATGTCCTGGAACGCGATCGCCGATGGCGACACCGCCGAGGCGTACGCGCAAGCTGCTGTGGATGCCGTGAAGGCGACGGGCGAGACGGACGTGATCTGGGACCGGCCGATCGGCTTCATCGCAGAGGAGTTTCGCTGGCTCTCGCAGAACTGGATTACGAGCGTCGACGACTACGTGGAGGCCGAGAACGGCGGACGGCTCGGATCGCGCGTTCCGAGGGGAAGCCGTCCGGTGGTCTTCAGCGCGTATCAGCACCACCGCGAGCTTCGCGTCGCTGCCGGCAAGCCCTACGACTGGGACGACCTCGCGCACACCGTCGTCTCTGAGTTCGCGAGCGACGGCAGCCAGCGCCTCTACAAGCACGTGATCATCGACGAGGGACA from the Polyangiaceae bacterium genome contains:
- a CDS encoding S16 family serine protease; the encoded protein is AGAMKESVQRAFSFLQAKKTELGIARDLDVSDIHVEVIDLLANRVEAELGVAFFVACYSALRKAPVSPALLILGDMSVQGNIKPLRSLTEPLQVAKDNGAKRALIPIENKRNFLDVSADIMEHVDPIFFGDPKTAAMKVLGA